Proteins co-encoded in one Aspergillus flavus chromosome 2, complete sequence genomic window:
- a CDS encoding eukaryotic integral membrane protein-domain-containing protein produces MALRVNIPPATRTCLITLLTLSLLYNIARWRQIDATGGHPLTTPVVPYLTLVPSEFFYYPWTFLTATFVEQNIFTVLLNGATLFYGGKYLERAWGSREFAKFILTIAVIPNVTIIPLYLLGTTIRGGSTGGYALLSDTECTTSCAFPADSPFPSVTQICGGMSIQTSFLVAFKQLVPEHTVTIFKGLVKMRVKHFPALFLLLNTISGIVFGTHVAAILSWLGLLTSWTYLRFFKRQPDLTGTSTDGLGFKGDASETFAFACFFPDAIQPPISFVSEQVYSLLVALKICTPFSEEDIASGNQQVLARGEAGLPTLNNHRGGTRGAAKREEAERRRALALKALDQRLQAAAAGRAHSPSPLNQQGSSQTQTATPTVPAGQSMLGETSYTPDHA; encoded by the coding sequence ATGGCGCTCCGAGTCAATATCCCTCCTGCGACCCGTACCTGTCTCATCACCCTGCTTACTCTCTCGCTCCTGTACAATATCGCCCGATGGCGACAAATTGATGCCACAGGGGGGCATCCCTTAACCACGCCAGTTGTGCCCTACCTGACGCTCGTCCCATCCGAGTTCTTTTATTACCCTTGGACATTCCTTACAGCGACGTTCGTGGAGCAGAACATCTTTACGGTTCTCTTGAACGGCGCAACCCTGTTCTATGGGGGCAAGTACCTAGAGCGCGCTTGGGGTTCCCGAGAGTTTGCGAAATTCATTCTGACCATCGCGGTGATCCCAAATGTGACTATTATTCCCCTTTATCTCTTAGGAACTACCATTAGGGGTGGTTCGACCGGCGGGTATGCCTTGCTTTCCGATACCGAATGCACAACCTCTTGCGCCTTCCCTGCTGACTCCCCGTTTCCAAGCGTAACCCAAATATGTGGTGGCATGTCGATCCAGACCTCCTTCCTTGTGGCTTTCAAGCAACTTGTTCCCGAGCATACTGTGACTATATTCAAAGGCCTGGTGAAGATGCGGGTGAAGCATTTCCCGGcgcttttccttttgctGAACACGATCAGTGGCATAGTATTTGGAACGCACGTGGCAGCGATACTCTCCTGGCTCGGCCTGTTGACAAGTTGGACCTACCTTCGGTTCTTTAAACGGCAGCCGGATTTGACCGGTACATCTACCGACGGCTTAGGCTTTAAGGGGGATGCAAGTGAAACGTTTGCATTCGCATGTTTCTTCCCAGACGCAATACAGCCTCCGATCTCGTTTGTCTCGGAACAAGTTTACTCTTTGCTAGTCGCATTGAAGATTTGCACCCCGTTCTCGGAGGAGGATATTGCATCGGGCAACCAACAAGTTCTTGCGAGAGGGGAGGCCGGCCTTCCCACTCTTAACAACCACAGAGGAGGAACCAGAGGGGCGGCTAAGCGTGAAGAGGCGGAGCGGAGACGAGCATTAGCTCTCAAGGCTTTGGATCAGAGACTtcaagctgctgctgccggaAGAGCTCATTCCCCGTCTCCACTGAATCAGCAAGGCTCAAGCCAAACCCAGACTGCAACACCGACGGTACCAGCAGGCCAAAGCATGTTGGGCGAGACGAGCTATACGCCAGATCATGCTTAA
- a CDS encoding 50S ribosomal protein Mrp49: MVNVFKRMRKLKTKILNVRVGTGAAVFPSATSATQEFPAITRLHLTYAQKIYGGHQGARHFWRNCLPRLKYHNPGLQMTVKQTQEQEGPAALTIYFAERASNAASLTAAKVEDKHAPAPESTEKTAVLDLKNLDYKEIWNKVKMVTGAQDVPATAEEEAELQKLEQMRQQSEKDRVRLAAIRQAKKDQERMLQEARGEIEKLKQL, from the exons ATGGTGAATGTCTTCAAGCGGATGCGGAAGCTGAAAACC AAG ATCCTTAACGTACGCGTAGGAACCGGTGCCGCCGTTTTTCCCTCTGCTACCTCTGCGACCCAAGAATTCCCAGCAATCACCCGTCTACACCTCACATACGCTCAGAAGATCTATGGCGGTCACCAAGGTGCACGGCATTTCTGGCGAAACTGTCTTCCTCGGCTCAAGTACCACAACCCAGGTCTCCAGATGACCGTAAAGCAAACACAAGAACAAGAGGGTCCGGCAGCCTTGACGATATACTTCGCAGAGCGGGCGAGCAATGCCGCTTCCTTGACCGCGGCAAAGGTCGAGGATAAACATGCGCCGGCGCCGGAGTCAACAGAGAAGACGGCCGTTCTGGATCTGAAGAACCTCGATTATAAGGAGATCTGGAACAAAGTTAAGATGGTGACCGGGGCCCAGGACGTGCCTGCTACTgccgaggaggaggcggagctACAGAAGTTGGAACAGATGCGTCAGCAGTCGGAGAAGGACCGGGTACGGCTGGCCGCTATACgccaggcgaagaaggaCCAAGAGCGGATGTTACAGGAGGCTAGGGGAGAAattgagaagctgaagcaaCTGTAA
- a CDS encoding leucyl-tRNA synthetase has product MAAAAASAAALDPSNGTKNTLKLENTEKRDTLIAIEKKYQAQWKENKVFEVDAPSFAEVPEGSMSAAELREKYPKFFGTMAYPYMNGTLHAGHSFTASKVEFMAGVARMDGKRALFPLGFHCTGMPIKACADKLSDEVKKFGQNFEGYKEDDEEEEKAPAAPTQEVKNEQQEKFSGKKSKAAAKTVKMKYQFQIMLAIGIPLEEIHKFADAGHWLHHFPPLAIRDLDSLGARIDWRRQMVTTDANPYYDAFVRWQMNRLHELGKIQYGSRYTIYSPKDGQPCMDHDRTKGEGVGPQEYTAMKLKVKEWAPQIAEIVKGKIEEDASVYFVPATLRPETMYGQTCCFLGPKINYGIFKVKEKEYYVCTKRAAWNMAFQGTFFTSDNFPKSQDQLPLVAEAPGSAYVGTLVNAPLSFHTEGVRILPMEGVSASKGTGVVTSVPSDSPDDYATLADLAKKPDYYGIQKEWAELEIFPLIETPTYGNLTAPALVKQLKINSPKDVTQLAKAKELAYSEAFYKGTMCVGEYKGEPVSAAKDKIRKSLYESGDAFPFADPMGEVVSRSGDDCVVAYLGQWFLNYGENDAKWQKDTLNHVVNTLNTYTNETKNGFEKNLDWLNRWACARTYGLGSKLPWDPQFLVESLSDSTVYMAYYTIAHLLHGDRYGETLGPLNVKAEQMIDEVWDYVFTRRELSDELISKSGISKEALQQMRREFEYWYPLDVRVSGKDLIQNHLTFFLYIHVALFPPEYWPRGVRANGHLLLNGEKMSKSTGNFLTLKDSVDKFGADATRIAFADAGDGIEDANFDETVANSNILRLHTLKEWVEEISKDETLRTGPADAFWDKIFNNEMNGLVREARKHYQNTDFKLALKSGLYDLVSARDTYREAATSAGVGMHRDVILRYIELQALMLAVIAPHWAEYVWLEILKKPESIHHARFPEVPEQSPELTAISTYVRATSSSITSAEAQLAKKASKGKSAGYDPRKPKKLTIYAAKKYPSWQEKYIDLVREAFDGLNLSINDKELNAKVGKMGEMKKAMPFVQTLKRRLIQSREEPETVFSRKLPFDEFAVLKEMLVNLQKTTGCKVIEIIAVDEGGKTGEVVGSGEKKEGLSAENAVPGQPTFQFTNIEESN; this is encoded by the exons ATGGCCGCCGCTGCTGCTTCCGCAGCTGCGCTCGACCCGAGCAACGGCACAAAAAACACCCTCAAACTCGAAAAT ACCGAAAAGAGAGATACCCTTATCGCCATCGAGAAGAAATACCAGGCGCAATGGAAAGAGAACAAGGTTTTCGAGGTCGATGCTCCCTCCTTCGCGGAGGTCCCTGAGGGCTCCATGTCCGCCGCGGAGCTCCGTGAGAAGTACCCCAAGTTCTTCGGAACCATGGCTTACCCTTACATGAACGGTACCCTGCATGCAGGCCATAGTTTCACTGCCAGTAAGGTCGAGTTCATGGCTGGTGTTGCTCGCATGGATGGTAAGAGGGCTCTTTTCCCCCTGGGTTTCCACTGCACTGGTATGCCTATCAAGGCTTGCGCGGATAAGCTTTCCGATGAGGTCAAGAAATTCGGACAGAACTTCGAGGGCTacaaggaagacgatgaggaggaggagaaggccccTGCCGCCCCCACCCAAGAAGTTAAGAAcgaacaacaagaaaagttctctggaaagaagagcaaggccGCCGCCAAGACCGTGAAGATGAAGTACCAGTTCCAGATCATGTTGGCGATCGGTATTCCCTTGGAGGAAATCCACAAGTTTGCCGACGCTGGTCACTGGCTGCACCACTTCCCTCCCCTGGCCATCCGTGATCTTGACAGCCTTGGTGCAAGAATTGATTGGCGCCGTCAGATGGTCACCACTGATGCGAATCCCTACTACGATGCCTTTGTGCGCTGGCAGATGAACCGTCTCCACGAATTGGGTAAGATCCAGTACGGTAGCCGGTACACTATCTATTCTCCTAAGGACGGACAGCCTTGCATGGATCACGACCGGACCAAGGGTGAAGGTGTCGGACCCCAGGAATATACCGCTATGAAGCTGAAGGTGAAGGAATGGGCCCCTCAGATTGCCGAGATCGTCAAGGGCAAGATCGAAGAGGATGCCAGCGTTTACTTTGTCCCTGCTACTCTGCGCCCAGAGACGATGTACGGTCAGACTTGCTGCTTCCTCGGCCCTAAGATCAACTATGGTATCTTcaaggtgaaggagaaggaataTTATGTTTGCACAAAGCGGGCTGCGTGGAACATGGCTTTCCAGGGCACCTTCTTTACCAGTGACAACTTCCCCAAGTCTCAGGATCAGTTGCCGCTTGTCGCGGAGGCTCCAGGATCTGCCTATGTTGGTACGCTTGTTAACGCTCCACTGTCGTTCCACACCGAAGGTGTGCGAATTCTGCCCATGGAGGGTGTTTCTGCCAGCAAGGGTACTGGTGTCGTCACTTCTGTGCCTTCTGACAGCCCTGACGATTATGCTACTTTGGCTGATCTTGCCAAGAAGCCCGATTACTATGGTATCCAGAAGGAGTGGGCCGAGCTGGAGATCTTCCCTCTTATTGAAACCCCAACTTATGGCAACCTTACTGCACCTGCCCTTGTTAAGCAGCTGAAGATCAACTCTCCTAAGGATGTCACCCAGCTGGCAAAGGCCAAGGAGTTGGCATACAGTGAAGCCTTCTACAAGGGTACTATGTGCGTTGGTGAATACAAGGGCGAGCCTGTGAGCGCTGCTAAGGACAAGATCCGTAAGTCTCTTTACGAGAGTGGTGATGCTTTCCCCTTTGCCGATCCCATGGGAGAGGTCGTCAGCAGAAGTGGAGATGACTGTGTGGTTGCGTACCTCGGTCAATGGTTCCTGAACTACGGAGAGAACGACGCCAAGTGGCAAAAAGACACGCTGAACCACGTCGTGAACACCCTCAACACATACACCAACGAGACCAAGAacggcttcgagaagaaccTTGATTGGCTCAACCGCTGGGCTTGCGCCAGAACCTATGGTTTGGGCTCTAAGCTGCCATGGGATCCTCAGTTCCTCGTCGAGAGTTTGAGTGACAGCACTGTCTACATGGCCTACTACACAATTGCCCACTTGCTGCACGGTGACCGCTACGGTGAGACCCTCGGTCCCTTGAACGTGAAGGCTGAGCAGATGATCGACGAGGTCTGGGACTATGTATTCACAAGACGCGAGCTTAGCGATGAGCTTATCTCAAAGAGCGGAATCAGCAAGGAAGCTTTGCAGCAGATGCGCAGAGAATTCGAGTACTGGTACCCATTGGATGTCAGAGTTTCCGGAAAGGACCTCATCCAGAACCacttgaccttcttcctttacATCCACGTTGCGCTATTCCCACCGGAGTACTGGCCTCGCGGTGTTCGCGCGAACGGACACTTGCTTCTTAACGGTGAGAAGATGAGCAAGAGCACTGGTAACTTCCTCACACTGAAGGACAGTGTTGATAAGTTCGGTGCTGACGCTACCCGTATTGCGTTCGCCGATGCGGGCGATGGTATCGAGGACGCTAACTTCGATGAGACTGTTGCTAATAGTAACATTCTGAGACTGCACACCCTCAAGGAATGGGTTGAGGAGatctccaaggatgagaCTCTGCGCACAGGCCCCGCTGATGCGTTCTGGGAtaagatcttcaacaacgAGATGAATGGCTTGGTTCGTGAGGCCCGGAAGCACTACCAAAA CACCGACTTTAAGCTCGCCCTGAAGTCTGGTCTGTACGACCTGGTCAGTGCCCGTGATACCTACCGTGAGGCCGCAACATCAGCCGGTGTTGGAATGCACCGTGATGTGATCCTGCGCTACATCGAGCTGCAAGCCCTCATGCTGGCTGTCATTGCTCCTCACTGGGCTGAATATGTTTGGCTTGAGATCCTGAAGAAG CCCGAATCTATCCACCACGCTCGTTTCCCCGAAGTTCCCGAGCAATCACCGGAGCTGACAGCCATCAGCACCTATGTCCGGGCCACTTCCTCTAGCATCACCTCTGCTGAGGCTCAGCTCGCCAAGAAGGCTTCCAAGGGCAAGAGCGCTGGCTACGACCCCCGTAAGCCCAAGAAGCTCACAATCTACGCTGCCAAGAAGTACCCCTCGTGGCAGGAGAAGTACATCGATCTGGTCCGCGAGGCCTTCGATGGTCTCAACCTCTCCATCAACGACAAGGAGCTGAACGCCAAGGTGGGCAAGATGggtgagatgaagaaggctATGCCTTTCGTCCAGACCCTGAAGAGACGTCTTATCCAGAGCCGCGAGGAGCCAGAGACCGTCTTCAGCCGGAAGCTGCCGTTCGATGAGTTCGCCGTCCTCAAGGAGATGCTCGTCAACTTGCAGAAGACCACAGGCTGCAAGGTGATTGAGATCATCGCTGTCGATGAGGGTGGCAAGACCGGTGAGGTCGTTGGCTCCGGtgaaaagaaggagggtCTCTCCGCCGAGAACGCCGTCCCTGGTCAACCCACCTTCCAATTCACCAACATCGAAGAGAGTAACTGA